From Candidatus Nomurabacteria bacterium, one genomic window encodes:
- a CDS encoding phage holin family protein, which yields MTLILRLLFNALGLLLIARYVDGITVNGVYPAIIAAVVLGLLNLIIRPVLLILTLPITILTLGLFAFVINALLFMFAASILDDFKVDSFWYALIGSLLMSIVSAVGNRWINQESTKKTIEYREVE from the coding sequence ATGACGCTTATTCTAAGACTACTTTTCAATGCATTAGGCCTACTCCTCATTGCTAGATATGTTGATGGTATCACCGTTAATGGTGTATACCCCGCGATCATTGCTGCAGTTGTCCTAGGTCTACTCAATCTGATCATCCGTCCGGTTTTACTTATCCTGACACTACCTATCACCATTCTTACCCTAGGGTTGTTTGCTTTCGTTATCAATGCGCTACTATTCATGTTTGCGGCCTCTATACTCGATGATTTCAAGGTCGACAGTTTCTGGTATGCCCTCATAGGTTCGCTGCTTATGAGTATTGTAAGTGCGGTGGGTAATCGCTGGATCAACCAAGAGTCTACCAAGAAGACGATTGAATACCGGGAAGTAGAGTAG
- the obgE gene encoding GTPase ObgE, translating to MFVDELTIHAKAGNGGNGVVRWRHEKFKPLAGPAGGDGGRGGDVYVRAVKDLNRLSKYTGHKLFAAENGEAGTNQSKAGRNGSDIYIDIPVGSRVTDVERRRVFEVSEVGETVRVLKGGGGGLGNEYFKSSINRAPEQSTGGKQGEAGEFLIEVSLMVDVGLIGVPNAGKSTLLNTLTNAHSRIGAYPFTTVEPHLGDLYGFTIADIPGLIEGAAAGKGLGHKFLRHVSRTKMLLHLVSLEDENPEKQYYTILEELSEYSKELVEKEEWIILTKKDLVNKDHIEKSYKALAKTKKRVFVVSESDPDSLKNLQDELVKHLRSL from the coding sequence ATGTTTGTCGACGAACTGACAATTCATGCAAAAGCAGGCAACGGCGGAAACGGCGTTGTTCGTTGGCGTCACGAAAAATTTAAGCCACTAGCTGGCCCCGCTGGCGGTGATGGTGGCCGCGGCGGCGATGTGTATGTTCGTGCAGTTAAAGATCTGAACCGACTCTCAAAGTATACCGGACACAAGTTGTTTGCTGCTGAAAATGGCGAAGCGGGAACCAATCAGAGTAAAGCTGGCCGGAATGGTTCTGATATCTACATAGATATCCCGGTAGGCTCACGAGTAACCGATGTTGAACGACGTCGTGTATTTGAGGTGTCAGAGGTAGGTGAGACAGTTCGCGTCCTAAAGGGTGGTGGTGGTGGACTTGGCAACGAATACTTCAAGTCCTCAATTAACCGAGCACCCGAACAATCTACTGGCGGTAAACAGGGAGAAGCAGGAGAGTTTCTCATCGAAGTTTCCTTGATGGTGGATGTTGGTTTAATTGGTGTACCGAATGCGGGGAAGTCTACATTACTCAATACACTAACTAATGCGCACTCACGTATTGGCGCATATCCTTTCACGACAGTAGAACCACACCTCGGTGATCTTTACGGATTTACGATAGCAGACATTCCAGGTCTCATCGAGGGGGCTGCCGCAGGGAAGGGGCTTGGACATAAGTTTTTGCGACATGTTTCTCGTACAAAAATGCTTCTCCACCTTGTTTCCCTTGAGGATGAGAATCCTGAAAAACAGTATTACACCATTTTAGAAGAACTGTCCGAGTACAGTAAAGAACTTGTAGAGAAGGAAGAATGGATTATTCTAACTAAAAAAGACCTTGTAAATAAAGATCATATTGAAAAGTCTTACAAAGCTCTTGCCAAAACCAAGAAACGTGTCTTTGTTGTAAGCGAATCTGATCCTGATTCATTAAAGAATCTGCAAGATGAACTGGTGAAACATCTCCGCTCACTGTAG
- the gatB gene encoding Asp-tRNA(Asn)/Glu-tRNA(Gln) amidotransferase subunit GatB encodes MSYTPTIGLEVHAELKTASKMFCGCKNEPHGSDPNTHICPVCLAHPGTLPTPNEEAIKKVLMFGQAVRATAATYSEFDRKNYFYPDIPKAYQISQYAFPFLSGGELSGVTLTRVHLEEDTARSQHDKGEGSVVDFNRSGVPLMELVTEPVIHDAETAGNFARELQLLLRTLGISDANMERGEMRVEANISVSKTDEFGTKVEVKNLNSFKSVEGAIEFEIKRQIELLENGGQVVQETRGWDEQKTRTFSQRSKETAKDYRYFPDPDIPKIDVSRNESFSETRLSEIIPKLPLEKRTDYKNLGLASDTIELLISNPVLDPYFADIVSSTRLSAEILKLSGNYLTSDVTALLSEEEYRLSDLDVEHFVALMQMLSEGKIGSRVAKDMLPELFGSDKSPLEIAEGKGLLQVSDESSLRALVKEIVTENESVVEEYRNGKDAALQFLLGQGMKKTKGSANPAVLRELLIQELK; translated from the coding sequence ATGTCCTACACCCCGACGATTGGTCTTGAAGTTCACGCTGAACTAAAGACAGCAAGCAAAATGTTTTGTGGTTGTAAAAACGAGCCACATGGTTCTGATCCGAATACACATATATGTCCAGTTTGTCTTGCTCACCCAGGCACATTGCCAACTCCAAATGAGGAGGCTATCAAGAAAGTGCTCATGTTTGGTCAGGCAGTCCGTGCAACAGCTGCCACTTACTCAGAGTTCGATAGAAAAAATTATTTCTATCCAGACATTCCAAAAGCCTACCAGATCAGTCAGTACGCCTTTCCGTTTCTTTCCGGAGGCGAGCTGTCTGGTGTCACACTGACTCGCGTCCATCTTGAAGAAGATACTGCACGCAGTCAACACGACAAGGGAGAGGGGAGTGTTGTTGACTTCAATCGCTCAGGAGTTCCACTTATGGAGTTGGTAACAGAGCCGGTCATCCATGATGCTGAGACAGCTGGAAATTTTGCGCGAGAGTTACAACTTCTACTACGGACACTCGGTATATCTGATGCAAATATGGAGCGCGGTGAAATGCGTGTCGAAGCAAATATCTCTGTTAGTAAGACTGATGAGTTTGGGACAAAAGTTGAAGTGAAAAATCTCAACTCATTTAAGTCTGTAGAGGGTGCCATCGAGTTTGAGATCAAACGACAGATAGAACTTCTTGAAAATGGTGGGCAGGTAGTTCAAGAAACTCGCGGCTGGGATGAACAGAAGACTCGCACATTTTCGCAGCGCTCCAAGGAAACAGCTAAAGACTATAGATACTTCCCAGATCCAGATATTCCAAAGATTGATGTCTCTAGAAATGAGTCATTTAGTGAAACTCGTTTATCCGAGATAATTCCTAAATTACCTTTAGAAAAAAGGACAGATTATAAAAATCTCGGATTGGCGAGTGATACGATTGAGCTTCTGATATCAAATCCAGTCCTCGATCCGTATTTTGCAGATATTGTTTCGTCAACCAGATTGTCCGCAGAGATATTGAAGCTTTCAGGTAACTATCTGACCTCTGACGTTACTGCACTGCTCAGTGAGGAGGAGTATCGCTTGTCTGACCTCGATGTTGAACATTTCGTTGCTTTGATGCAGATGCTCTCTGAGGGTAAGATCGGGTCGAGGGTAGCAAAGGATATGCTCCCTGAATTATTTGGATCAGACAAGTCTCCTCTTGAGATCGCAGAAGGAAAAGGTCTGCTGCAGGTATCAGATGAGAGTTCTTTGAGGGCTCTTGTTAAGGAGATCGTCACTGAGAATGAGTCTGTTGTGGAAGAGTACCGAAATGGTAAGGATGCTGCTTTGCAATTCTTGTTGGGTCAAGGTATGAAGAAGACAAAGGGGTCTGCAAATCCAGCAGTCTTGAGAGAGCTTTTAATTCAAGAATTAAAATAA